The following proteins are co-located in the Malus sylvestris chromosome 13, drMalSylv7.2, whole genome shotgun sequence genome:
- the LOC126594821 gene encoding uncharacterized protein LOC126594821 encodes MAVVSATSPPLLCCADRRAVFSTRPSLESRTKTQFCTQKPFLAALDSQTRPSQPPATLKRDSKLKPLVCRADRRKPTTSVQQENDGSERPLQIALWLAEGVYILWLFLLPYAPGDPVWAISSDTVNSLVGLSLNFFFILPFLNSVGVGLIDAPVLHPMSEGLFNFVIGWTFMFAPLLFTDRQRDRYKWSLDALWGFQMFLTNTFLIPYMAIRLNEAESDYTPSKRSQLASVMTSGAPIVGLAGGAICLISALWALFGRMDGDFGSISDRWEFLIGYLGSERLAYAFIWDICLYAVFQPWLIGDNLQNVESSKIGIVNYLRFVPVVGLVAYLVCLNLDEEL; translated from the exons ATGGCCGTCGTCAGCGCCACGTCTCCGCCTCTGCTCTGCTGCGCCGACCGCCGCGCCGTTTTTTCAACTAGGCCCTCCCTAGAATCTCGAACCAAGACCCAATTTTGCACACAGAAGCCTTTTTTGGCGGCACTGGACTCCCAAACGCGGCCTTCACAACCGCCAGCAACCCTCAAAAGGGACTCCAAATTGAAGCCGCTCGTGTGCCGCGCGGATCGCCGGAAACCCACCACCTCCGTCCAGCAGGAGAACGACGGCTCAGAACGGCCGCTTCAGATTGCTTTGTGGCTTGCTGAGGGAGTCTACATTTTGTGGCTTTTTCTCCTTCCCTATGCTCCT GGAGACCCAGTGTGGGCTATTAGTTCGGATACAGTGAACTCTCTTGTGGGGCTCTCTCTtaatttcttcttcatcttgcCTTTTCTCAACTCCG TTGGTGTTGGTTTGATTGATGCCCCAGTTCTTCACCCG ATGTCTGAGGGATTATTCAACTTTGTGATTGGGTGGACATTCATGTTTGCTCCTCTGCTGTTCACGGACCGACAGAGGGACAGATACAAGTGGTCTCTCGACGCCTTATGGGGTTTTCAGATGTTTCTCACAAACA CTTTTCTAATACCTTACATGGCTATTCGGCTGAATGAGGCTGAGTCTGACTACACTCCGAGCAAGCGCTCACAGCTTGCATCAGTGATGACTAGCGGAGCTCCCATCGTTGGACTTGCTGGTGGAGCAATATGTCTAATATCTGCATTATGGGCTCTTTTTGGCCGGATGGATGGCGACTTTGGAAGCATTTCGGACCGATGGGAGTTCTTGATCGGTTACCTAGGATCGGAGAGGCTGGCTTATGCATTCATTTGGGACATCTGTCTTTACGCCGTCTTCCAGCCCTGGTTGATAGGTGACAATCTGCAAAATGTTGAGAGCAGCAAGATTGGTATCGTAAATTATCTTAGATTTGTACCAGTTGTTGGCTTAGTTGCTTACCTCGTTTGTCTGAATCTTGACGAGGAACTGTAG